In Naumovozyma dairenensis CBS 421 chromosome 2, complete genome, the following are encoded in one genomic region:
- the BIT2 gene encoding Bit2p (similar to Saccharomyces cerevisiae YBR270C and BIT61 (YJL058C); ancestral locus Anc_1.323), translating to MSVSNRKRSTTVLPLTPITPNTDFKSQNDHPKVTQQRNERGLGMSRVYSIPAAIVPQTLTHPDDDDINSKNLPKSPNETIPKWTQVGFQSIFQGTERSNPSLKSHHMIVPNADSDISRQRSPFASSSSHSNERLSRYNTRISESDEERLSTNDSIFTFDSSVKETKSNSLFNAARKESASFSEKTSRLFKNGSSHKNKKAIGNTNENNSSSSSINSKTSNGKPNSLSKVARKIFHGKTHRHIRKDENELAMPSSFSKFLHSSIGKHKSPVQFIHNTKGALVDSGKSGYSFNPGSMVNNTNDVSMSLDDEDSFDSANVTILHDFLKNLSSLESNYKLFNAQEVHILAGNIWSIYRNVVVELFKGRKLWHLEAKVEDIDRMLEFYLVLRTEIKNPSSHTRLLSEIEELITSSLFIFENQIVFNYNNESAMNSPLKRLGIIWRIFYEEVFYDVTACLLPLEKSFERNPKYWLDISSDIQSINHLLLKGFRDSIVLPYYQNFIHSHEGASKSFQMYIFSEEEESSISEQDKLTLLQCLGILGTIQGKDRNQIVIEELLEGVRMSI from the coding sequence ATGAGTGTTTCGAATCGTAAAAGAAGTACTACAGTCTTGCCATTAACTCCGATCACCCCTAATACAGATTTCAAATCACAAAATGATCATCCAAAGGTAACCCAACAACGAAATGAACGTGGACTAGGAATGTCCCGAGTCTATAGTATACCAGCAGCTATTGTCCCACAAACCTTGACACATcctgatgatgatgatattaacTCTAAAAATTTACCAAAATCTCCAAATGAAACTATTCCAAAATGGACACAAGTTGGCTTTCAATCCATTTTCCAAGGCACAGAGAGATCAAACCCAAGTCTTAAGTCACATCATATGATTGTACCTAATGCTGATAGTGATATTTCAAGACAGAGATCACCATTTGCGTCATCATCTTCGCATTCGAATGAAAGGCTCAGCAGATATAACACTAGAATATCAGAAAGTGACGAAGAACGGCTTTCCACTAATGATAGTATATTCACATTTGATTCTAGTGTGAAGGAAACAAAATcgaattcattatttaatgcTGCTAGAAAGGAGTCTGCTAGTTTTAGTGAGAAGACATCAAGATTATTTAAGAACGGTAGTAgtcataaaaataaaaaagcCATTGGTAATACGAATGAGAACAATAGCAGTAGTAGCAGTATCAACAGTAAAACAAGTAATGGGAAACCGAACTCATTATCTAAAGTAGCaaggaaaatatttcatgGTAAGACTCATAGACATATACggaaagatgaaaatgagtTGGCTATGCCAAGTTCATTCAGTAAGTTTCTACATTCATCTATTGGTAAGCATAAATCTCCTGTTCAATTCATTCATAACACAAAGGGCGCTCTCGTAGATTCAGGGAAATCCGGTTATTCTTTTAATCCTGGAAGTATGGTcaataatactaatgatGTATCAATGTCacttgatgatgaggataGTTTTGACTCAGCTAATGTTACAATCTTACatgattttttgaaaaatttatcatctttgGAAAGtaattataaattattcaatgcTCAAGAAGTACACATATTGGCTGGAAATATCTGGAGCATATATCGtaatgttgttgttgagtTATTTAAAGGTCGGAAACTTTGGCATTTAGAAGCTAAAGTTGAAGATATCGATAGGATGCTTGAATTTTATCTTGTATTGAGAACAGAAATTAAGAATCCATCATCGCATACAAGACTTCTTAgtgaaattgaagaattaataaCATCGTCATTGTTTATTTTCGAAAATCaaattgttttcaattataataatgagaGTGCAATGAATTCAccattgaaaagattagGTATCATATGGAGAATATTTTACGAAGAAGTTTTTTATGATGTTACGGCATGCTTATTACCTTTGGAGAAAAGTTTTGAAAGGAATCCAAAATATTGGCTGGATATATCATCTGATATTCAATCGATTAATCATTTGTTATTGAAAGGTTTCCGTGATTCTATTGTTCTGccatattatcaaaattttattcataGCCACGAAGGAGCTAGTAAGAGTTTCCaaatgtatatattcagtgaagaggaagaaagCAGTATTTCAGAACAAGATAAATTGACGCTTTTACAGTGCTTAGGAATATTAGGGACGATACAAGGGAAAGATAGAAATCAAATCGTCATTGAAGAACTATTAGAAGGTGTAAGGATGAGTATATAA
- the SDH8 gene encoding Sdh8p (similar to Saccharomyces cerevisiae YBR269C; ancestral locus Anc_1.320) encodes MMEALIKSSRAINLRISRTRLITQFSRTISINTNKIPSPPKLPREDQEEFEKLQKIASSQEAIEEYNRKIKEDPTKESLNSEILTKNDIGSFSPEFSKTLPEFEGDVNPKTGEKGGPKQDPLKYGDYSFNGRVTDF; translated from the coding sequence atgatGGAAGCTTTAATAAAAAGTTCAAGAGCAATTAATTTAAGGATTTCAAGAACGAGACTAATAACTCAATTTAGTCGGACTATATCgataaatacaaataaaatACCCAGTCCGCCAAAATTGCCAAGAGAAGATCAAGAGGAGTTCGAAAAATTACAGAAAATTGCAAGCTCTCAGGAAGCTATAGAAGAATACAATAGGAAAATAAAGGAAGATCCCACTAAGGAGAGTTTAAACTCTGAAATTTTGACTAAGAATGATATTGGTTCATTTTCCCCCGAGTTCTCCAAGACGTTACCTGAGTTTGAAGGTGACGTGAATCCAAAGACTGGGGAAAAAGGTGGACCAAAACAAGATCCTCTGAAATATGGAGATTATTCATTTAACGGTCGTGTAACTGATTTTTAG
- the MRPL37 gene encoding mitochondrial 54S ribosomal protein mL54 (similar to Saccharomyces cerevisiae MRPL37 (YBR268W); ancestral locus Anc_1.318): MLRLFVKRSFSTSIKVLNAEVKVASTIASEIKSSCLAGTPLNLNIKKTGKEPIALEDKEYPEWLWTVLDTKTANGRAKSGKGTSVEESLLARKRQLRVETRKKIKQNNFLSQI; encoded by the coding sequence ATGTTACGTCTCTTTGTGAAAAGATCGTTTTCAACCAGTATAAAAGTATTGAATGCCGAAGTCAAAGTTGCATCTACAATTGCCTCAGAAATAAAATCCTCATGTTTGGCTGGTACCCCTTTGAATCTGAATATCAAGAAGACAGGAAAGGAGCCAATAGCTTTAGAAGATAAGGAGTATCCAGAATGGTTGTGGACTGTGTTGGATACGAAGACTGCAAATGGAAGAGCTAAATCTGGGAAGGGTACCAGTGTAGAAGAAAGTCTTCTAGCAAGAAAGAGACAACTTAGGGttgaaacaagaaaaaagattaaacaaaataatttcttaagTCAAATTTAA
- the REI1 gene encoding Rei1p (similar to Saccharomyces cerevisiae REI1 (YBR267W); ancestral locus Anc_1.316), producing MSGIYTCNSCVMEFASSIEQRQHMKSDWHRYNLKRRVAQLPPITESTFNTKVNAANTAATAETTKNNEDSKKQLTKKEIRRREKEALLQRKKELLELARENMLKNMQQQQQQEQPITPQQQEEIPLVSEKQEQEQNQEQNQEQKSQVEAEQKQDNEEDLTEEQLAERLMNQKLANKVDIPLEQCLFCTKRIFTDFETNLDHMFKSHGFYIPEQKYLEDKEGLVKYLSEKIGLGNVCIVCNYQGKSIEAVRAHMLAKRHCKIPYENENEKLEISEFYNFTSTYDQFEKPARKKKTVIQINSGDNLEGEGEDEWEDVDSAEDDANGNGEIEEELYEDDEDEPPKEYLYHDNVELHLPTGIKVGHRSLQRYYKQDLKPEKELTEGQGTLMAAETRSFVNTLDAKEIQVRQRTWQTEIKDKKTHDKRRAKFVNNQPYYRDQLLQ from the coding sequence ATGTCCGGTATATATACATGTAATTCCTGTGTCATGGAATTTGCTTCCAGTATTGAACAAAGACAACATATGAAATCAGATTGGCATCGttataatttgaaaagaagagTAGCTCAATTACCACCAATTACTGAATCTACATTCAATACTAAAGTGAATGCCGCCAATACAGCCGCTACGGCAGAAACCactaaaaataatgaagattctaagaaacaattgactaagaaggaaattagaagaagagaaaaggAAGCTCTACTAcagagaaagaaagaattattgGAATTAGCTAGAGAAAATATGTTGAAAAACAtgcaacaacagcaacaacaagaacaaccAATTACTCctcaacaacaagaagaaatacCACTCGTATCTGAAAagcaagaacaagaacaaaatcaagaacaaaatcaagaacaaaaatCCCAAGTTGAAGCTGAACAAAAACAAGacaatgaagaagatttgaCTGAAGAGCAATTAGCTGAAAGGTTGATGAACCAAAAATTAGCAAACAAAGTAGACATTCCATTGGAACAATGTCTTTTCTGTACCAAGAGAATATTCACTGATTTTGAAACTAATTTAGACCACATGTTTAAATCTCATGGGTTTTACATTCCAGAACAAAAGTATttagaagataaagaagGTTTAGTCAAATATCTCTCGGAAAAAATTGGTCTTGGGAACGTGTGTATTGTTTGCAATTATCAAGGTAAATCTATCGAAGCTGTAAGAGCTCATATGTTAGCTAAGAGACATTGTAAAATTCcatatgaaaatgaaaatgaaaaactGGAAATATCTGAATTTTATAATTTCACAAGTACTTAtgatcaatttgaaaaacctgcaaggaaaaagaaaactgttattcaaattaataGTGGAGACAACTTGGAAGGTGAAGGTGAAGATGAATGGGAAGATGTTGATAGTGCTGAAGACGATGCAAACGGAAATggagaaattgaagaagaactttatgaagatgatgaagatgaaccACCAAAGGAATATTTATACCATGATAACGTCGAACTTCATCTACCCACAGGTATTAAAGTCGGGCATCGTTCATTACAACGTTATTATAAACAAGATTTGAAACCTGAAAAGGAATTGACTGAAGGTCAAGGTACTTTAATGGCAGCAGAGACGAGATCATTCGTGAACACTTTAGATGCCAAAGAGATTCAAGTTAGACAAAGAACTTGGCAAACAGAAATCAAAGATAAAAAGACACATGATAAGAGGAGGGCTAAATTCGTTAATAACCAACCTTATTATAGAGATCAATTGTTGcaatga
- the TSC10 gene encoding 3-dehydrosphinganine reductase (similar to Saccharomyces cerevisiae TSC10 (YBR265W); ancestral locus Anc_1.315) encodes MPFTLENQIVLITGGSQGLGTQFARKYFKETKNTKIIIVSRSESKLQTAIRSITSSSLEENIENYNLSNYSSGKKVNANKRLLYSPCDLSDYNSVSALLDILLAQDLSPTQIYLCAGGSIPKLFKDLTSKELEMGVQMNYLTSLYLSHKIAQLQLQSHLIFFSSVTAFFPFIGYSQYAPLKVSMKSLVSILRQELLGTNRISCVYPGNFQSEGFELEELTKPEITREIEGPSSPIPVDRCCDIIVKQLQYGYDDITTDLIGWLLMSLDMGLNKHNNNSIAWMVQLIVGALVNLIVVPFYMAFCKFQIKNWFKKEQAKKDLDNKKKEQ; translated from the coding sequence ATGCCTTTCACGTTGGAAAATCAAATTGTTTTAATTACCGGAGGTTCACAAGGTTTAGGTACTCAATTTGctagaaaatatttcaaagaaactaaaaatacaaaaattattatagtAAGTAGATCAGaatcaaaattacaaaCCGCAATCAGATCAATAACATCATCTTCActtgaagaaaacattgAAAACTATAACTTATCCAATTATAGTAGCGGGAAAAAAGTAAACGCGAACAAAAGGTTATTATATTCACCATGTGATCTATCAGACTATAATTCAGTATCCGCCTTACTAGACATATTACTTGCACAAGACCTCTCTCCCACCCAAATCTACCTCTGTGCAGGTGGGTCCATTCCCAAACTCTTCAAAGATTTAACCTCAAAAGAATTAGAGATGGGTGTCCAAATGAATTACCTAACATCTCTATATCTATCACATAAGATTGCTCAGTTACAGTTACAATCGCATCTAATCTTCTTCTCTAGTGTGACTGCATTCTTTCCCTTCATTGGTTACTCACAATACGCTCCATTAAAAGTatcaatgaaatcattAGTATCCATCCTAAGACAAGAATTATTAGGAACTAACAGAATATCATGTGTATATCCTGGGAATTTCCAAAGTGAAGGGTTCGAATTGGAAGAACTAACAAAACCAGAAATTACAAGAGAGATTGAAGGTCCATCATCACCTATACCAGTGGATAGATGTTGTGACATTATCGttaaacaattacaatatGGATATGACGATATTACGACCGATCTTATTGGTTGGTTATTGATGAGTTTGGATATGGGATTGAAtaaacataataataattctattGCCTGGATGGTGCAGTTGATCGTGGGGGCATTGGTTAATTTGATTGTTGTGCCCTTCTATATGGCGTTTTGtaaattccaaattaaaaattggtTCAAGAAGGAACAAGCAAAAAAGGATTTGGAcaataagaaaaaagagCAATAA
- the COA3 gene encoding Coa3p (similar to Saccharomyces cerevisiae YJL062W-A; ancestral locus Anc_1.314) has translation MVLEPSRYQDPRTWKMTPAMLRARKPFFKGNMIGLGILGALSVGIYFYTYSFLHKDNDFIDVPIPPIDEKELEQLKREFELERSKRSGN, from the coding sequence atggtGTTGGAACCATCCCGTTATCAAGATCCAAGAACTTGGAAAATGACCCCCGCCATGCTAAGAGCAAGGAAACCATTCTTTAAGGGGAATATGATCGGATTGGGAATATTAGGTGCCCTATCAGTGGGGATCTACTTCTATACATACAGTTTCCTACATAAGgataatgatttcattgatGTGCCTATCCCTCCAATTgatgaaaaggaattggaacaattgaaaagagaATTCGAATTGGAAAGATCAAAACGTTCAGGTAACTAG
- the MRPL8 gene encoding mitochondrial 54S ribosomal protein bL17m (similar to Saccharomyces cerevisiae MRPL8 (YJL063C); ancestral locus Anc_1.313), protein MTVGITRKLNRTKPHRDALFKNLVTQLFQHGTIISTHEKCKEASRLADRLITMGKKIASDDQNTTKSSSLYLPHIQSKLFLSGDNSKLISKLFNDIIPVFKNRNGGYTRVLKLESRLGDRADQSILELVDFLPVKTNSTEMGLNKGNMKLWLLINNIVKSNHLNDVKDITWKNLYKIGQFKDKETFSNDILQITKFLKLNENNTNDWNESKEIDNVNKIIEKIYSFIPNKCKTARINEFQKKGYVIMDKRPERPSPEQQLH, encoded by the coding sequence ATGACTGTAGGTATCACTAGAAAATTAAACCGTACAAAACCGCATAGAGATGCActtttcaagaatttaGTAACTCAGTTATTTCAACATGGTACCATCATCTCGACCCATGAAAAATGTAAAGAAGCATCTCGTCTAGCTGATAGACTGATCACAATGGGGAAGAAAATTGCCTCAGATGATCAAAATACTACGAAATCATCATCCTTGTATCTACCACATATACAATCCAAACTATTCTTATCCGGAGATAACTCTAAATTAATCTCTAAATTGTTTAATGATATCATACCTGTATTCAAAAATAGAAATGGTGGATATACAAGagttttgaaattagaatCAAGATTGGGTGATCGTGCTGATCAGTCCATTTTGGAATTAGTAGATTTCTTACCAGTTAAGACGAATTCCACTGAAATGGGTCTTAATAAGGGGAACATGAAACTATGGCTATTAATAAACAATATTGTCAAAAGTAATCATCTTAATGATGTTAAGGATATTACttggaaaaatttatataaaatagGCCAGTTTAAAGATAAGGAAACTTTCtctaatgatattttgCAAATTACTAAATTCTTAAAACTAAAcgaaaataatacaaatgaTTGGAATgaatcaaaagaaattgataacgttaataaaattatagaGAAGATTTATTCGTTTATTCCAAATAAATGTAAAACTGCaagaattaatgaatttcaaaagaaagGTTATGTTATAATGGATAAAAGACCGGAAAGACCATCGCCGGAACAGCAACTCCATTGA
- the PPS1 gene encoding tyrosine/serine/threonine protein phosphatase PPS1 (similar to Saccharomyces cerevisiae PPS1 (YBR276C); ancestral locus Anc_1.312): protein MSSSSTLNDKIDIKASSSSDAPHKITKSGNNDKNIHNIITEFETISVDEASNLLQMHRSMRLPECADIFPWLHANGTSNLSLPPIINERSKFVTMLRSCPIHSKDWIDNSGYLKNSIVPSSLFIPWHDQTINKYLDINNQANKHEICSILRNMFIDDLPSLTAKENSHLIDKFVKIALTFKILPFLKTDLLAMRKYCEKNVGFGCNNSLTSSSNCMNQSASWKQAGTFRRFDLQPARILEISSNIIIYCFKYDEVNNCFTHIDKCENCFEMGLFINFALHAMHKNYSQNKNDNIYELKRQPKISILNYNSLLDFTPEELPSSILRNLPMSKDIHSKDIIKSSKLGILSPFEIETFNNWDKDITYHERLEISRATSTTFISEKLWCGNLTDFQFYKQLMDNDISNIHEFYHSQDGILKRYPYYSPKNTIVTLPRLSTENLLESELKIFNIPNFNNIDNSIPIFLYIKCTENSTLPNIDKLWNILKYGLTIVKDCLSAENTNAAIKFNIMSTDSPLININDDSGAGANETQTKMYPAYQLSFPSSGSITLGSLNISSIQLILNTCYLIYQISQLKLPNNNNAIDFNTFLYCKDGYTETSLLLVAYLIFLWDVSLEETLLRLHLDKDRPFYLFSVDLQVLAHLQTILREFSPKREHNRIKYKTQLANYMISINEDSLNEVNMSPNRMMIEISQEMFSNIFLIKIPTKVSELIKLNGPLPSRILNHLYLGSLDHAQNPVLLKKLKINYIVSVGENLSWTDSTNRNNNSHSTIIKKRQRGISTPIRPGIYRYDETMDINSYRKRGSTIPNEQDSIDNEDDIKHEDRIIEIDGFKILHIDNLQDNGKDPLLTQLNNILEFINECYENDGKVLIHCMVGVSRSATVCIAECMKRLNCNVLKAYLFVRMRRLNIIIQPNLMFMYELLKWQELQGVAKDDPIEWNILCKSIAELNTKYI, encoded by the coding sequence atgtcttcttcttcaactttGAACGATAAAATCGATATCAAGGCGTCATCTTCAAGTGATGCCCCTCATAAAATAACTAAATCTggaaataatgataaaaatatccACAATATAATTACTGAGTTTGAAACTATAAGTGTTGATGAAGCTTCAAATTTATTGCAAATGCACAGATCAATGAGGTTACCGGAATGTGCAGATATTTTCCCATGGTTACATGCAAATGGAACATCAAATTTGTCGTTACcaccaataataaatgaacGTTCTAAATTCGTTACCATGTTGAGATCATGTCCTATACATTCCAAGGATTGGATTGATAATTCTggatatttgaaaaattcgaTTGTtccatcttcattattcatTCCATGGCATGATCaaacaattaataaatatcttgatattaataatcaGGCCAATAAACATGAAATATGTTCAATTTTGAGGAATATGTTCATTGACGACTTACCTAGTCTGACTGCAAAAGAAAACAGtcatttaattgataaattcgTTAAAATTGCACTGACATTCAAAATTCTACCATTTTTGAAGACTGATCTATTAGCAATGAGAAAATATTGTGAGAAAAATGTCGGATTTGGttgtaataattctttaacgtcttcttctaattgtATGAATCAGTCGGCATCATGGAAACAAGCTGGAACATTTAGAAGGTTTGATCTACAACCTGCAAGAATTTTAGAAATTTCCtcgaatattattatatattgcTTTAAATATGATGAAGTTAACAACTGTTTTACTCATATTGATAAATGTGAAAATTGTTTTGAAATGGGATtgtttattaattttgCACTTCATGCTATGCATAAAAATTATTCAcagaataaaaatgataatatctATGAGTTAAAACGGCAACCAAAAATCTCGATTCTAAATTATAATTCTTTGCTAGATTTTACACCTGAAGAATTaccatcatcaatattGAGGAACCTACCAATGAGTAAAGATATTCATTCGAAAGATATCATCAAATCGTCAAAATTAGGAATATTATCACcctttgaaattgaaacttttAATAATTGGGATAAAGATATAACATATCATGAAAGATTAGAAATATCAAGAGCTACATCAACGACATTTATTAGTGAGAAACTTTGGTGTGGTAATTTAACtgatttccaattttatAAACAATTAATGGATAACGATATCAGTAATATTCATGAATTTTATCATTCTCAGGATGGAATTTTAAAACGCTATCCATATTATTCACCCAAGAATACAATTGTAACATTACCTAGATTATCTACAGAAAATCTATTAGAAAgtgaattgaaaatttttaatattccaaatttcaataatatagaCAATTCAataccaatttttttatacATTAAGTGTACAGAAAACTCAACATTACCAAACATTGATAAACTATGGAACATCTTAAAATATGGATTAACTATTGTTAAAGATTGTTTGTCTGCTGAGAATACAAATGCAGCTATAAAGTTCAACATTATGTCAACTGATAGTCCACTTATCAATATAAATGATGATTCTGGCGCGGGAGCAAACGAAACGCAAACTAAAATGTACCCTGCATATCAATTAAGTTTTCCAAGCTCAGGATCAATTACTTTAGGGAGTTTAAATATAAGTTCCATccaattgattttaaaCACAtgttatttaatttatcaaatctCACAATTGAAACTTCccaacaataataatgctaTTGATTTCAATACATTTCTCTATTGTAAAGATGGATATACGGAgacatcattattattagttgcTTACTTAATATTCCTTTGGGATGTATCATTAGAGGAAACGTTATTAAGATTACATTTGGATAAAGATAGAccattttatttatttagtGTTGATTTACAAGTATTAGCCCATTTACAAACCATCTTAAGGGAATTCTCACCTAAACGAGAACATAATCgaataaaatataagaCTCAATTAGCTAATTATATGATATCGATTAATGAGgattcattaaatgaagTCAATATGAGTCCGAATAGAATGATGATTGAAATAAGTCAAGAAATGTTTagtaatatattcttgattAAAATTCCGACAAAAGTTTCTGAATTGATTAAATTGAATGGACCATTACCATCAAGgatattaaatcatttatatTTGGGATCTTTAGATCATGCACAAAATCCCGtactattgaagaaattgaaaatcaaTTATATCGTTTCAGTTGGTGAGAATTTATCATGGACTGATAGTACTAAtaggaataataatagtcATTCGACCATAATTAAGAAACGACAACGTGGTATTTCCACACCAATTCGTCCTGGCATTTATCGATATGATGAGACTATGGATATAAACAGTTATAGGAAAAGAGGATCTACCATACCAAATGAACAGGATtcaattgataatgaagatgatattaaaCATGAAGATcgaattattgaaattgatggaTTTAAGATTTTacatattgataatttacaAGATAATGGTAAGGATCCTTTATTGActcaattgaataatattttagaatttattaatgaatgttATGAAAATGATGGTAAAGTGTTGATTCATTGCATGGTTGGGGTTTCTAGATCTGCAACTGTTTGTATAGCAGAATGTATGAAACGATTAAATTGTAATGTTTTGAAAGCATATCTTTTTGTTAGAATGAGAagattaaatataataattcaacCGAATTTGATGTTTATgtatgaattattaaaatggCAAGAATTACAAGGGGTTGCTAAAGATGATCCAATAGAATGGAATATTCTTTGTAAATCAATTGCAGAACTAAATACTAagtatatttaa
- the DPB3 gene encoding DNA polymerase epsilon noncatalytic subunit (similar to Saccharomyces cerevisiae DPB3 (YBR278W) and DLS1 (YJL065C); ancestral locus Anc_1.311), giving the protein MEVQREEEITNQEQQQQQQQQQQQQQQQQQQEQQDESSLSMNDRVKAKSSSLPLSKIKKLAKMDSDYMITSNAAFMAVAFATELFIQCFSEEAVIMNQLNSHRKTNKTDTGRLTYNDLVECVKKKENFQFLEDVIVPINKQDVVSHRKGNVRSLNHEQQDDGEEPKAKEDGMEIDEQEDREENEEVDGKRGQTNSAQIGNEMSVPSKVQKTLSFFKYEDPSAKKSISKIGEKSNKKTNALDDIIRDSSDEDMYASEKDEESETVLEDEQEEDDDEEDEEEQEEDNPLQEQLEEVAKLNTVPDLGSSDAEEEEEDEDEEDGEQHTNDNSDSNEE; this is encoded by the coding sequence ATGGAAGTTCAACGAGAAGAAGAGATAACAaatcaagaacaacaacagcaacaacagcaacagcaacaacagcaacagcaacaacaacaacaagaacaacagGATGAAAGTTCACTATCAATGAATGATCGTGTTAAGGCAAAATCATCAAGCCTACCGCTGtccaaaataaaaaaattagcCAAAATGGATTCTGATTACATGATAACGTCCAATGCAGCATTTATGGCAGTTGCATTTGCAACTGaattattcattcaatGCTTCAGTGAAGAGGCTGTcataatgaatcaattgaattcCCATAGAAAGACCAATAAAACTGATACAGGGAGATTGACCTATAATGATTTAGTTGAGTGCGttaaaaagaaggaaaattttcaattcttggaAGATGTCATTGTaccaataaataaacaagatGTCGTAAGTCATAGAAAAGGAAACGTGAGGTCTCTCAACCATGAGCAACAAGATGATGGAGAAGAACCAAAAGCTAAAGAAGATGGCATGGAGATAGATGAGCAGGAGGATAGGGAAGAAAATGAGGAGGTAGACGGAAAACGGGGTCAGACCAATAGTGCACAAATAGGAAATGAAATGTCTGTACCTTCTAAAGTACAAAAGACATTATCATTCTTCAAGTACGAAGATCCTTCAGCAAAGAAATCTATTTCTAAAATTGGTGAAAAGAGTAATAAGAAAACGAATGCCCTTGATGATATAATAAGAGACAGTTCAGACGAAGATATGTATGCATCAGagaaagatgaagaatcaGAGACGGTACTGGAAGATGagcaagaagaagatgatgatgaagaggatgaagaagaacaagaagaggACAATCCACTGCAAGAACAACTCGAAGAGGTTGCCAAATTAAATACGGTCCCGGACCTTGGTTCATCAGatgctgaagaagaagaagaagacgaagacGAAGAGGATGGAGAGCAACATACTAATGACAATAGCGATAGCAATGAAGAGTGA